In Oxyura jamaicensis isolate SHBP4307 breed ruddy duck unplaced genomic scaffold, BPBGC_Ojam_1.0 oxyUn_random_OJ101296, whole genome shotgun sequence, the genomic stretch GGCCGTCGGGGGGCCCCGCCGGCCTGGCAGACGTACCACTCGCTGAGGTTGGTGACCGGCGGGGACAAGGGGACGCGGGGCGGCTCTGCCGCGGGGTCGGCCTCGGGGGGCAGCGGCCCGTCGGGGGGCCCGGCGGCCGCGTAGCagcccgggggcggcggggagggcggcggggacTTGCAGTGGATCTTCATGTGCTTGcgcagggagctggggtgggTGTAGGACTTATCGCAGCCCCGGATCTTGCAGTAGTAGGGCTTGTCGCTGGTGTGGACGTGGGAGTGCTTCTTTCGGTCGCTGCTGTTGGCGAACTTCCTGTCGCAGCCGTCGAACTCGCACTTGAAGGGCTTCTCCCCTGCCGGCAAACAGCGACCGGGTGGTTACGGACCCCGGCACCGGGACGAGACCCCCCcgccctctgccccccccccccccccccccgcgtttttccccttccccccctcccaggGCACCCGGGACACGTCGGGGGTCTTTGGATTTCCCCGAAGAGCCCCACCGCCTGGTGTTGCAAGCCGTGAAAGCGGCCAAAAatgacaccccccccccccacacacacacaaccccctcgcagccccccacccccgggcaGGACCCGGCCGCCTTCGGCGCACACGAGGAGTGTTCATTACGGCCCTAATGAACAGCCCCAAACAAAACGGCTCGCCGCCTCTGCCTTCCAGGGCTGGTGTTTGCCCACAGGCTGGCACAGCTTTCGCCTAATCCCCTGGCTGCGCCGGGAGACGGGTCGGGGTTGGGGAGCCCGTGCGACACCTGTTAAAGCACCCAGACGTGAGCGGGGACACCCCCGGGGGACAGCCACCCCGCCCCGGGGCGAGGGCCCGCGACAGGGGGCTGCGGCTCCCCGCCCTCCGTAACCCCGAACGGGGTTTAACCCAAAACAGCGATgggaaaatgatttattattattattattagtttaaaatgctatttcccTGCTGTTTCTATAGAAACACGTGCCTCTGCAGCCTATTTACACGTCAACTTTTTCAGTTAAAACCTGCTCTCCCACCAGCGATAAGGTAGCACTGGGAAGAGCGAGTtcgtttttattttacttttatttaataaaaaagggaTGCGATGCTAAGAAAAAGGCAGCTGGGGGGCTCCCGACGGGGACTCCCGAGTGGGAGCCCCCAAGCCTCCCACGGAGGGACACGGTGGCGCCTCCCGTGGGCGCTGCCCCCCAAAATCCAAGGAAGGTCGCAGCAGGCTGACGAGGGGGTCCCGTCCCAGCGGCCCCATTTTGGGGTGGTTTCAGCCCAAGGATGGGGACATGCTGCCCAGGGCAGAAAGCAGGGAGGGCACGGAGGGATTTGGAGGGGGTAGgttttcgggggggggggggggccagcaTCGTCTCCTTGTACGGACGGCGACCTGCAGGCCCAAGAAGCTACCGGGAAGCTTTTGGGGGGTTGTCCCTCAAAGAGGGGCTGAGAGGCACGGCGCAGCTGccaagggagaggggaaaaggggcGAGCATCGGGCACCCGAATTAGGGCCAGGGGGATTAGAGGAGGCGCGCACAATCCCCTAATGACTTACACGCAATTACGGTGTCATTATTTCGCCCCTCCCGGAAAAAATGCCCGTAATAAAGGAAGGGCCTGCCAGCCAACCTCCCGTGCTCCCAGCCGCCGGAGCTGCGAAATTAGAGCAATTCATCTGGTAGGGGACGGGCGGGAGGTGCTCCGGCACCTCGTCCACGCGACGGCTGGCCGCGGGGAGGGCGTGGGGGCGAGGGTCGCGATCCCTTTCCCCCTACCCCCTCCCGTGGGACGAGCTGTcactcgggggggggggggggggggggctgctgcagaCATCTGCACGCCCCCCACCCCGGTCACTGGGGGGCTGCTCGGTTGTTCCTGCGTGGGGGGCGCTTCCCCCCGTGGGCTCACGCGTGGGAGCCCTCCTGGGAGCTGTGGGCTCCTCGAGGGGCCGTGGGAGAGGCAAAAACCCTCAGGGCGCTCACAGCCCGGGGGAGCTGCGTGGAGGGTGCGAAATCCCCCCGCGAGGGGTCTGTGGGGTGGGGCAAggcgccccccggccccacgcccGCGGCCCCTCGCCCCGGGGAGGGGAAGCATGGCCTGGGGCCTCCCTTTGTTGCTGCTCGGGCCTCCCTTTTGAGCcggcagctttttttttttttttctttttcttttttcttttatttattcctttttttttttttttttttttgcccctccGCCTCCTGGCGACGCTCTGCCGCAGCTCGGAGCAGCGAATCCCCCCCCCCGGTAGGCATTTAGGCACCGATTCCACACTGCGGTTATTTTTGGGGGGTCGCTTTTCCCGTGGAATCCCTCACCCGCCAcccctccaacccccccccaaGTCCCCCCGcgccttctcccttccccctcgGAGCCgcggcggggcaggggcaggggggagccgTGGAGCTCCGCGGCCGGCTTTGGCTTCCCGAAGGCAGGCAGATGGGCACGGCTGGGTGCCAGGAGCACGGCCGGCGGAGCAGGCGGCTCGGAAGTGCCTCCGGCTCTCAGCTCGTCCCGCAGTGCCACCGCCACCACCGCCAGGAGCCGGGAGGaagccccccggccccgcacggcTCCCCGCAAAGCCGCATGCGGGGGCTCCGGGGTGGTGTATTCGGGAGATAAGCCCCTCTAATCCTTTCGGCCACGGGCCATTCGGTTCGACATCGGGACGACACGTCGCAGCGCTCGCCGCTTTTCTCTCGCCGAGCAACGCGCAATAAATCAAGAAAGCAATTATGGGAGCTCCACTTCCTTAAGCGTCCTCGGAGGAATAATATTTGTCTACCGCGATAAATCCCGGCTTCGTTCGTTTTCGGcggaggttttttttttttttttttttttttttacacccgGAGCGAAATGCGTAGTTCGGGAGCGgcgaggagggaggaggaagaaaggggaaaaataggaaaaaaaataggaaagaaaggggaataataataataataataaaaaagaggcGAACGCCGCTCAAGCGCCCGCTGAAACCCGGCGCAGGGCTGCGCCCGggggccctgctgccctcctcccgCAGCTCCCCGCCGCCAGCCGgggctgctttctcctttttcccctggGGTCCTCGGGGAGAGGGCAGCAGCATCCTCCGGCAGCCGGGCGCCCACTCCCGGACCGGGGCGGGAGCGGCTGCGGTAGGGGGGCACCCCCGACGGTGGGGTCCCGACGCACCCCCGGTCGCAGAAGGGGGTCGAAGCGGGGCCTCCATCCTCTCGCTGCTCTCCCGAGCCGTGGCACCGGCCCCAAGGGGgtgccccggggccgggcgggtgGGGCCGCGGCCCCCCCGACGTGCGCCCGTCTCGTCCCCGCTTCTTCTGGCTCTGCCCCCGGGGCCCCGGCGGGtcggggccgggctgcggggccgaAGGGGTGGAGAGAGCGCTGCCGGcggcgggggtggggggtggggggtggagtggggtggggtggggagggggggccgCGTGTCCGTCGGCGTGTCCGCCTGTCCGTCCGCGTGGCCGCGCGTGGCCGTGTGCGCGCGTCCCGCGGCCGCCGGCGGTACTTATTGATGGGAGAGTCACATGGGCGGCGGTACgtaggagaggaggaaaagaggggggaaagggaaaaaaaaaaatacagagagggagagagggaaggccGGGAGGGGCGGGGGAATACCCACCTGTGTGAGTCCGCTTGTGGATCTTGAGGTTTTCGGAGCGGGCGAAGACCTTTCCGCAGccggggaaggggcaggggaagggcttCTCTCCCGTGTGCACTCGGATGTGGTTGATGAGTTTGTATTTCGCTTTGAAGGGCTTGCCTTCGCGGGGACACTCCTCCCAGTAGCACACGTGGCTGCTCTGCTCGGGCCCGCCGACATGCTCCACGGTGACATGGCTCACCAGCTCCTGCATGGTGCCGAAAGTTTTGGAGCAGGGCTTCCTGCCCCCCGCCGGCACCTCCCGCTCGATCCACTTGCAGATCAGCTCCTGCTTGATGGGCTGCCGCATGTAGCGCAGGAAGGCTCCGGCCGCCGCCCCGACGTGCGGCTGCCCGTGGGGGCcgtggggagggggcggctgCCCGTggcccgccgccgccagccccagcccgaCGGGGCCGTAGCCCTGCAGCgccgaggcggcggcggcggccccgtaGTGCGCCTCGGCGCGGCCGTACAGCTCGCCGGCCGCCAGCCCCAGGCGCAGCTGCCCGTTCNNNNNNNNNNNNNNNNNNNNNNNNNNNNNNNNNNNNNNNNNNNNNNNNNNNNNNNNNNNNNNNNNNNNNNNNNNNNNNNNNNNNNNNNNNNNNNNNNNNNNNNNNNNNNNNNNNNNNNNNNNNNNNNNNNNNNNNNNNNNNNNNNNNNNNNNNNNNNNNNNNNNNNNNNNNNNNNNNNNNNNNNNNNNNNNNNNNNNNNNNNNNNNNNNNNNNNNNNNNNNNNNNNNNNNNNNNNNNNNNNNNNNNNNNNNNNNNNNNNNNNNNNNNNNNNNNNNNNNNNNNNNNNNNNNNNNNNNNNNNNNNNNNNNNNNNNNNNNNNNNNNNNNNNNNNNNNNNNNNNNNNNNNNNNNNNNNNNNNNNNNNNNNNNNNNNNNNNNNNNNNNNNNNNNNNNNNNNNNNNGGCGGAGGGCGCGGAGaaagcggcggcggcggcggcggcggcggcggtgagCGCCTCGGGGGCGAGCTTGAGGGCGGCGGCGGGCTGCGCCATGTGCTCGGGGCCCAGCGGAGGGAGGGCGCCGCCGGGGTCGCCGCCCGCGTCCCCCGGGTGGAGGTGGGCCGCGTGGTGGGGGTGGCCGTGGtgggtccccagccccgggaAGCCTGTCATGTGCTGGTGCGGGTGGGGCTGAGCCGCTGCCAAATCCGCCAACCTCAGGGCCGGGCTCCTCTTGCTCAAGGGGGGCTCCATACCGACACAGCCGGGCCCATCTACGCTGCCcggtgttatttttttccctctgcccGCCTTCAAAAACATGTATGCACGTTAAAGAGCGGCCCTTTAACTTCTTTTGTCTGCGCTCCCAACTCCGCGCGGCCCCGCGCCCGCTCTGCCCGCCCGCGATTGGCAGAGCGCTCACCAACATTTGAGCGgcgccgcggggggggggcaccgctCGGCCGCGGCGCCGGAGGGATTGGACGGGTCCCGATGATTGGCAGCGCACGGGGCCGCTCCATTGGCTCCCTTTCAGgccggcggcgcggcggggatccgcccccgccgccccccgcgcccccccggggccgcaCTTGGCCAAAACTTCGCGCGGGGCCCCGACGGGGCGCCCACGGAGCCCCCCTCCCCCGACGGCAGCAACccaggggccgggggctgcagctgtggctccCCCGGGGCTGCGAGGCTCCTCCTGCGGGGGCActgctgcgggggctgccctctttcccccctccctccttttaatttattttttcgGTGCGTCCACGGGAACGCACGCCCTGATGCGACACGCACACAGCCGAGTGTGCTCACGGCCAAGGCTCGCTGTTAAAAGCACCGCCGGGGGAAGGCAGCCAAAATGTTCCTAAAAAGAAGGCGGCCGGcggaggggcgggggggtgaAGGGGGGGGGATTCCTTCCCTTCGGAAAATAAACGAGTGAGAGGCGGAGGGGGAGGTGAGGCCGGCAGCACATGTGCTGGAGAAGTTTGGGGAGcccttggggtgctgggggggatctggggggaagggagggcaggcagggaaacGAGGGGTCTGCCCCCCCACGGTCCTCATGGAGGGGAGCCGAAAATTCCCCCGCCTCCTTGCAAAAATAGGGCGCTGCCGTGTGGGGGTGCCCCAAAGGCGAGGTTCAGCCAAATCATGGGAGAAAAGCATCGCGGTCCGGGGAGGAGAGGTGTCCCCGTGGGAactgggggacagggacacaaaCACCCCCGGCCACCTAATGCCCCCAAAGGGGCTTCAATAAATAAGCCCCGGCTTTTTAAAAGGGGCCGCTCGATGGTTTTACTGcacagtaaataataataataacttcaGCCAGCCGTCCGCAGGTAGGGCCATCTCCAAAGGTGTGTTTTCACACACACGGGTTATGCTGGTGCCCACCCCCCATCCTGCCACATCCCGGGCCCTTGTGGGGGCTGCGGTCCCGGGCTGTgatgcttttttgggggggattgCGAGCCCGAGCCGCCGTGgtgccgcagccccgccgcACCGCGTGCCCGCCTCCTTGTCCGGCCCTTGTTAAACGCAGCGTGGTGTGGATCTGTCATCGATTTAATACGTCTTAATTCAAATCTATCCCCCCGATCAATTCCTTTTTACGAGGGGCcgtaaaacaaagaaaatattttatagctgAAGAACCCGGCGGCTTGACCTGCCGCTGCCGGCGGGgagggtttttttattattattttttgacgAGCCCCGCGAATAAACGCGCCCGATTCCCACACTCGGGGGGCGCCCACCCTGTGCCCACCTTGTGCCCAATCTGTGCCCTCCCTGTGCCCACTCTGTGCCCTCCCTGTGCCCAATCTGTGCCCACCCTGGACCCATCGACATTGCCCCGACCCCCTCCCAGGCCAGCCCGGGGTCAGCCCCCAAAAAAGTTGCTCATCCCGGGATCCCCCAAATATTTGCGCCTCCTTGGCTTTGGGGGTCCCGGCGTCGGAGGTTTTCCGCTGTAAAGTGCCGTGCCGCGGGCTGCCTTATGTAAATGTATGCTAACGACCTCGCACACCATTTGCAAACAATCGTCTTTAATGCACGCCTTATTGATGGTTAGGGAGCGGGGAGCGGTGCTTTGCAACGCGGAGAGCTGTCTGCTGGGGAGCTGTTACC encodes the following:
- the LOC118160126 gene encoding zinc finger protein ZIC 5-like, which codes for MEPPLSKRSPALRLADLAAAQPHPHQHMTGFPGLGTHHGHPHHAAHLHPGDAGGDPGGALPPLGPEHMAQPAAALKLAPEALTAAAAAAAAAFSAPSLRLGLAAGELYGRAEAHYGAAAAASALQGYGPVGLGLAAAGHGQPPPPHGPHGQPHVGAAAGAFLRYMRQPIKQELICKWIEREVPAGGRKPCSKTFGTMQELVSHVTVEHVGGPEQSSHVCYWEECPREGKPFKAKYKLINHIRVHTGEKPFPCPFPGCGKVFARSENLKIHKRTHTGEKPFKCEFDGCDRKFANSSDRKKHSHVHTSDKPYYCKIRGCDKSYTHPSSLRKHMKIHCKSPPPSPPPPGCYAAAGPPDGPLPPEADPAAEPPRVPLSPPVTNLSEWYVCQAGGAPRRPRTPSSRAASPASEGDEPHRTLGGRAAP